actttgaaagttcggaagaccaatcaagttttttggacaagttcagaagtaaataatgtattaagcagttattaaatataaatttttgttccAATTCAACACATTTAGcatgaaaaaaggaaaaaaaaattaaacaatttattaGTCGATTTGTTTTCATTATCATGTCAATACAACGAtggttttcacctggtcagtgactgaccaagtgaatttggtcagtcaccgttagatctaggagGTGTGAATCTAAGCTTTACGATGATTTTAATCTCTACCACATGATTTTAATAAGTTTCAATTTAACGGTGACTTACCAAATTCACTTGATCAGTCACTGACTAGGTGAAAATTACTGGTCAATACACATGCTTAAGTTTGTCTTAGTGAACAATTTAGTCTattcatttctttttatatatgaaaCTATAAATTTATTAGTCCATTTTGTACTTTGGccgtggaattttttttttgtaacaaaaTGATCACTATGATTTACCATGATTTTCTATATTAACAAAGCaaataatttttagaattttttttgaaactaaaCCAAAccttttattaacttaaattgaatgaatgaatgttatTAAGGAAAGGGGGTGGACAATCCCACTCACCACAAACAGACAAGGAACTGACCATCTTTGTTAAAGCATCAGCAGCCATATTCACTGAACGTTTAATAAAGGAGACAGAGCATAGCTCTAAATCTCGTAATAAAAGAATGCAATCAGCTATAATATCAACTAAGTATAAGGAACCTCTCATTCCACTTCGAATTGCCTTAACAATAACTAGACAGTCCGAATGAATCTGAATAGTCTCCCTGGGACGGTGTATCTTGATCCAACTCAATGCTTCCTTGATTGCCATTGCTTCGGCAAGGTCTGGACTAAGGTTGCCTTGAAATGCTCCCATTTTTGCTAAAACACATTCACCCGAACGATCCCGGATTAAAAAGCTGAAGGAACAGTAGCCGTTTGCAGGGAAAGTTCCAGCATCAACGTTAAAGTAGAACTGTCCCGCCGAGGGTTTCGACCAGGTTGCTCCTTGTGGATTGACTATGTGCGGTGAGCCAAATTTCTGCATTCTGGCTTCTTTCCATGCAACGAATTCTACTTGCACATTAATAAGGATGGAGCGGGGTGAAGGAGGGCGTTATCCCAGACTTTTCTATTTCTATGTCGCCATAGGCCCCACATGATGTGAGCAATCTCTCTGCTTGCCCCGTTGATAGCCATGGTTAAAAATGATTGAAGCCAATGTTCAATATCTATGATGTACTGCATTCTGCTATCCTGATAATAGAGTGCCCATACATGTGCTGCAACTGGACATTGGACGAGGGCGTGCAGTGTAGTTTCGTCATATCTCTGGCAAATCGGACAAAGATTGGGGTGGATACTATGTCGACTAGCCAGGTTCGATAAGGTCGGTAAACACTTCGCCGCTACCCTCCACAACAAGTTCTTCACTTTTGGTGCAGCTTGTAGCTTCCATATGTGCTGCCACTGAAACCTGTTCTGTTCCTACGAAAAAGAATTGGCTGCCAGGTGATATCCGCTTCTAACGGTATACTCGCCCGATTTCTCTGGTAACCAAATGGCAGTGTCTGATGTTGCAGCACATGTGGGAAACGGTCTCTGATGTTGAAGATTGATTCCACACAGTCCCTTATTCAGTTGCCCTCCGAATCAAGAAGGTCGGAAACCAAGTTGGGAGAGTTAAATTGATCAGGGGTGCTCGTTGGAAACGGGGACGAGATGTCAGGAAGCCACGGGCTATTCCATATGGATGTAGAACGCACATCTCCGATTTTGTGGATTAATCCATGTATTAGTAGTTCTCTGCCAGCCAAAATACTCCTCCATGTGACTGACGGATTGTGACCAAGAGGGGCTTGGAGGAAGTGATTCTCTGGGAAGTATCGAGCCTTTAGGACTTGAGAGACGAGCGACTCCGGATTTGACAGAATTCTCTAACTCTGTTTGGCGAGCAGGGCTAAATTAAATAGATGGAGGTACCTAAAACCGAGATCACCCTTGGATTTCGAATGACATAGGTCCCCCCATTTCTTCCAATGAATCCCATAACCATTCCCGGACGTCGAAGAAGCCCACCAAAACCTGTTGAGAAACTTATGAATGTCATCACATAGTAAAATCGGTAATTCAAAAATACCAATTACAAAGGTTGGGATAGCTTGGAGGATAGCTTACTATTGAATTAATGTGAATTAATGATGTAACATAAGagattttctttttcaattaaTATTCTCTTAttgcaatttatttttatttataaataaaagaaaaagtagtgtacaaaaagagaaaattcaAAAGAATAATAAAGATAAAACTCGTTGTTGGTTCTCGAATAAATGTTAGTAAAATTGACGAGTTAAAGTGATCTGGATTGTATACTGGAATAGCGAAATAGCGTACTTAGACACACACAAAAGTGATTAAAGAATATCGTCACATTTTAACAATATTACTAAACAATTACATACATGTTTCCAACTTTTTGAAAACACCATGGGAATCTACTCGATGTCGAACTCCATCCTACTTTTTTAATTCTGTCAAAAGCTTGGCAAATTTTTCGTAGCTCTCGATGAACTTTCGGTAGTACCCTaactaaaacttcaaaaaatATACAGCGCTTTATTTGATGATGATGCAATCAACTCCCCATGTATGAAAATGCAAGGGTGAGATACAATCACTCCTGTATAATTAGCCAATGGACAACTAACACCTAATCCCTAGACAAGATAATTACTTCCTCAAGAACTTATTAGTAGCTAAGGGCGGATTCATTCCATAACTAACGCCTAGAAGGACTAATTGGAAGTAATTATCGGGGCGGATTCATTCCACAACTAACACCTAGAAAGACTAATCGTTGAAAATCGAGACAGATTCTCGATTTTGAGTGTCTAGACTGTCCAGTAAGTTTTGTTTTGGGATAAATATAAATAACTGTAATCCTTAATATTTCCAATTTAAAACAACTCTTGCCCTAGATAACAATACATAGAGCAATTTTAGACCTAGGTAATAGAATCCAAAAAATGACTTTTACCTGAACCAAAAGGCAAAAGTAAGAGGACACGGGGATGCCAACTCACGCTTGACCATCGAAAACCGCCCCTTATAAGGGTGATTAAGCGTGATTTCCTCCCGTAATCCTAActgttgataaaaaaaaagggcggcccggtcgcactacgcgtccccgctgagcgagggtccggggaggggtcccaccacaagggtgtactgggggcaagccttcccctgccaatttatttggcaagaggccgctcctaagactcgaacccgtgacctcttggtcacacgacaacaacgtttaccgttgcgccaaggctcgccctcgtAATCCTAACTGTTGAtctaaataaaaatatcaagACAGATAATTAAATATAGAAAGACTAGAGAGGGATTAAGAGCAGTAACGTAAAGAAGAGTCTCTATGAAGTATGAACTTAACTTagtgtttttgacatttatgatttaatattaTGTTTCTATgtggttttgttttctttttgtggTCATAAATGTGTTTTTTTGGTTTATGCACTTTAACTAGTAAAAGAGTATATTTCTCGAActctcgaccgtttggtccaaaAAGCTCTGATActatgtcatggaaccaattgaactgaAAGCTCAAGCTTATAGTTAAGATCCAAttgtagatcttatattaatctctgacacctTTAACAACTACGGATGGGAAGCAATTCCATCAGTGGTAAACATAATTTGACCTGCAATATAGGTACAATCTGCAATTTTTCATTATTGCTTCCGGGTTTTCCTCATAGGGAAGTGTTGGAGAATGTTGGAAGGAATGAAAAAGAGTGGGTTTAAGTTGCTATTCTGGCTATTTAAGTGCacttttgtttccatttttcggaACTGCTTTTTGACTTTCAATACTAAACAGGAGATagaaagtgtttggtaaaatttcgaAACAACTACCTTTTGCAgaaaaaaacaactaatatctAGTTCCTATCAGCAACGGCAAACAAGAACAGCTGAAACAAACGAGCCCTAAATTGTCCTAGGACATTTTAACCAGAAAGACTTTATAGCAATCGCTCCTATGTTCTTTTCTTGTTTATTGAAATGTGGATCATATATACCAAGTGTTCGAATGTCACATTGGCCATCCATCATTGAATTCCACTCTATTACTACCTGCTTTTCTCTCTACTCTTAGATTAATAATAAAACTTTAAATGCGTAACCGTTCATAGAGAATGATGAACTTTTCCGCCTCAAATGCAAGAAAAGATAAGGAAAATCCTTGCTTATCACTAATTTACCTGTGTTATTACTGCAGTAGCTGATGCTGTCACAATCTTAGGGGAATACTTGAAGGATGAAGTATTGCTTCAACTTTTCAGCTCTCCTATTTGAAGGCTTAGGAAGTAATGCAAATTCAACTCCTCTCCTGCTTAGTATCCAAAATGGAATTCAATTGCAGATTAGATTTAACACAAGTCGCAAATAGAGTTCGCTGTTGAAAATAACCCAGCTTCGTCCGGTATCATTCAGGTCAGTGTAATAGCTTGTTGAGTTACGCATTCTCTTTATATAggtgaattgaattgaactccAGTCATCTGATAGAGATCTTTCTGAATGTTGAGTTATTCAACACACATGTTTCTGGTTACTCCCTTCCTTTTCTGTTCTCTGTTTCTCTGCTGgaactttttatatatatatagcaacaATTGGTGTTCAAATCTAATTCTGGTTATTCAAATTCCCACATTTTTTTAACTTGTTCTACACTCAAATTTGAATAGTTGGCTTCCATTGATAAGAGGAGGAGATTATCTCCTTTCCTCTCTAATATATCCACTAACTCCTTAACTAATGCCATTTATTCACAATAAAACAACAGGCAATTTCTGACACCACAACAAAATTTATAAGGATAATTCAACTAACACAATATGGTTGATACAATTATCATTTTTTCttgtatttatatcatataaccCAAAATTGTAATACTTATATACAGAATGAGTTATTTAAAGGGAAGACATAGTAATTCCATCATGGCCAGATTTCACATTCAATGAAACTGACATATACCAAAATTGTAATACTCATTTAAATTGAAAGATACAGAATGATTTGTCTTCCTTTTCTAACAAACAGAGCAAATGAGAGAGACTTTTAGAGTACCTAAAACGAAGACATAGCAATTCTAATATCTAATATGGAAAGAGGTGTCCATACCATCATTCTGCACTTTGTCAGATTTCACAGACAATACACTCACGTGATGAAATTTATCATACAATCAGCAGCATGTTTATAAGTAAGCAACGGAGAGTTTTAAACAGTTCCCAAAATAATATCATGTGAAAGACAAATTAGTAAAGTTACGACTATCCAAAGAACTATTTACCTATTTTAATTGCAAAGCAAAATTTACTTCTTCTCCATCAAGCACCCAGCTTTTGCCTTCCTTTATACCAAGATAGAACTCCAACAAACCAGGGACTTCATCTATGAATTGATCAATATATTTGTCACGGAAATTCTTCTCACCTATCACTAAGATCCGCATCTTGATCCCTTTTATCAGCTTCTTTGACTCCAAAACCTTCAAAACATGATACCTTGGACGCACTCTTTTTTCAATTGAATACCCAAGTAGATTGGGATTTGCAATTATAGTTTGAGGCTCCAACTTCATAGTATTAAAGTAGAAATGCAATGTCTTCCTAATGTTCTCTTCAGATAAAGATAAACAAGGTGGAAATTGCTTGAAAGCTTTTAGAATATCGTCCTCACTAAATCCCAAACTATTCATCACCTCAATTTTCTTCTTCCAAGTTGACTCACTCATTTGTAACATCACACTAAAAGCTTGTATGAACATTGTATCAGTAGTTTCAAAGCCCAGATTTTTAACAGAAGTCACAGCATTAATCAACTTTTCAGGATTTTGGAGCATAGATCTTGGATGCAAAATTAGTAACCTCTCCACAACATGAGCAGGCACTCCTCCCTCTTTCACTAAAACATCAACATTTTGTTTCAATAGAATCTTCATATTGTGAGTCAATAACCATGATCCACGCTTAACAACAGTTAGAAATTTCTCATCACTATCTAAAAACAACCTCAAGCACTCGACAGACGGTTTGATTTGAGAAGTTAAAGAGACTTTCGTAATATCCGTATTTGACAAAATGAGATGGGGAAGTAGCTCACCTTCAAAGCCAATTTTGACGAGGTACTCAAATTTGGGTTTGAGATTGTCATGAATTCTGCAATTGAGAACTTGAGGGCGTTTCACGATCAATTGGGCGACGTGGGTGTCGCTGAAATGATGAGATTTAAAGAGTTCAAGTACAGCTTGAGGGTTTTGTGGAGTCTTGTCGTTGAGCTGAAACTTCTTGGAGACAGATAGAGCCGATTTTAATGAAAGCCCACATGAATTGACGAGAAATTCAACAGTAAACGATGAGGAAGAAGTTTCAATGGTGGGTAATGGAGGAGGAACGGAAGAATGAAGAAAACGTAATCGAATGTGAGGAGGGAACATGACATTTTTAATGAAATTAGAAGACATTGTTGGAAGTTAATGAGAATTCAGAAGTAGATCGAAGAGACTGAATGAGAATCGTATGGAATCCATAAATTAGGTCTCAGCCATTCTCCTATTCTATTCCATTTCagaaaggcctaatacacaaataacccctgaatttatctaaatattgcaactgtccccctcaactttcaattgtaacaatttacccctttaaacttgtccaattgtaaaacataactccaaattgggaatttttttaccccgtatttgaagcaaccgtaaaaaagtttctccggattcgtatcacgccaaagatctgattatc
The window above is part of the Euphorbia lathyris chromosome 3, ddEupLath1.1, whole genome shotgun sequence genome. Proteins encoded here:
- the LOC136223315 gene encoding transcription termination factor MTERF5, chloroplastic-like, which codes for MSSNFIKNVMFPPHIRLRFLHSSVPPPLPTIETSSSSFTVEFLVNSCGLSLKSALSVSKKFQLNDKTPQNPQAVLELFKSHHFSDTHVAQLIVKRPQVLNCRIHDNLKPKFEYLVKIGFEGELLPHLILSNTDITKVSLTSQIKPSVECLRLFLDSDEKFLTVVKRGSWLLTHNMKILLKQNVDVLVKEGGVPAHVVERLLILHPRSMLQNPEKLINAVTSVKNLGFETTDTMFIQAFSVMLQMSESTWKKKIEVMNSLGFSEDDILKAFKQFPPCLSLSEENIRKTLHFYFNTMKLEPQTIIANPNLLGYSIEKRVRPRYHVLKVLESKKLIKGIKMRILVIGEKNFRDKYIDQFIDEVPGLLEFYLGIKEGKSWVLDGEEVNFALQLK